Proteins found in one Zea mays cultivar B73 chromosome 1, Zm-B73-REFERENCE-NAM-5.0, whole genome shotgun sequence genomic segment:
- the LOC100277948 gene encoding uncharacterized protein isoform X1 produces the protein MATTVTPASPFRDYLHRRRVRLHAKPHPHSQRRLSRTARLRYAPDGGGAEVSGPPASAAVEEQTPQERPEDFMLLAANRSEFNEIIMVIDSPVARYLVLDHNKNIHSILPKTTVWTNSYWGAGTSAHLMLKFWPWLQLIGWEIDPMIIELSRDYFGMSDLEKATESGGSLLVRIGDALSPSATVEGGFAGIVVDLFCDGKVIPQLQEAKTWLQIAKRLMPDGRIMVNCGGSDTEESLSSPWVQNPTVKALCSAFPGQVSWKRLSEKESVNYVALTGPLPDLDGWSASVPSELSTNRAGPKPMLERRRPGA, from the exons ATGGCGACAACCGTCACGCCCGCCTCCCCGTTCCGCGACTACCTCCACCGCCGCCGCGTCCGCCTCCACGCCAAGCCGCACCCGCATTCCCAGCGCCGCCTATCACGCACCGCGCGGCTACGCTATGCTCCGGACGGTGGCGGCGCTGAGGTCTCGGGCCCTCCCGCTTCCGCGGCCGTCGAGGAGCAAACGCCGCAGGAACGGCCGGAGGACTTCATGCTCCTGGCTGCCAACCGCAGCGAATTCAACGAGATCATCATGGTCATCGACTCGCCCGTCGCGCGGTACCTCGTCCTCGACCACAACA AGAATATCCACAGCATTCTCCCCAAAACAACCGTTTGGACCAACTCGTACTGG GGTGCTGGGACATCAGCACATCTGATGCTAAAGTTTTGGCCTTGGTTACAACTTATTGGCTGGGAGATCGACCCTATG ATAATTGAATTGTCAAGGGATTATTTTGGTATGTCTGATTTAGAGAAGGCCACAGAATCAGGTGGTTCACTTTTGGTGCGCATTGGTGACGCACTTTCTCCATCAGCAACAGTCGAAGGAGGATTTGCTG GAATTGTTGTAGATTTGTTTTGTGATGGAAAGGTCATACCTCAGCTACAAGAA GCCAAAACTTGGTTGCAAATTGCAAAAAGGCTAATGCCAGACGGTCGAATCATGGTAAATTGTGGTGGATCAGACACTGAAGAATCTCTCTCATCGCCTTGGGTTCAAAACCCTACAGTTAAAGCACTTTGTTCCGCATTTCCTGGACAG GTAAGCTGGAAGAGACTATCGGAGAAAGAGAGTGTAAACTATGTTGCCCTGACTGGACCTCTCCCAGACCTGGACGGGTGGTCGGCGTCGGttcctagtgagctaagcacgaaTAGGGCCGGCCCTAAGCCTATGCTAGAGAGGCGACGGCCGGGGGCCTAA
- the LOC100274981 gene encoding DUF21 domain-containing protein — protein MPSHEACCGTMFWVYLMSCVGLVVFAGLMSGLTLGLMSLSLVDLEVLAKAGTPKDKLNAARILPVMKNQHLLLCTLLIGNSLAMEALPIFLDTLVPPYVAILISVTLILAFGEIMPQAICTRYGLSVGAKAAPVVRLLLILFFPVAYPISKLLDRLLGKGHFALMRRAELKTLVDMHGNEAGKGGELTRDETTIITGALELTQKIAKDAMTPISETFSLDINAKLDLHTMGMIMTRGHSRVPIYSGIPSNIIGLILVKNLITCRAEDEVPIRNVTIRKIPRVADDLPLYDILNEFQKGHSHMAVVVKRTKEAGVSTENQKSTTADYKINPKDAHADGSSPSYANNTAGSRRFNIEKHGDGRSCNKKSEKKRENILDFNTDPLPSYSMDEAAVGIITMEDVMEELLQEEIYDETDEYVDVHNKIRINMLPPGKALSPTISPGGGPLPQGLRKTPMTSPFSPYYHCNSVLRSPASNHCQSPGTLPTILSPGRSPTAQTPGQSSPNGSQVSINSNGQHKKDGEN, from the exons ATGCCCAGCCATGAGGCCTGCTGCGGCACCATGTTCTGGGTGTACCTCATGTCCTGCGTCGGCCTCGTCGTCTTCGCCGGCCTCATgtcgggcctcaccctcggcctcATGTCCCTCAGCCTCGTCGACCTCGAGGTGCTCGCCAAGGCCGGCACGCCCAAGGACAAGCTCAACGCCG CCAGGATCCTCCCCGTCATGAAGAACCAGCACCTGCTCCTCTGCACGCTCCTCATCGGAAACTCGCTCGCCATGGAGGCGCTGCCCATATTCCTCGACACGCTCGTGCCGCCCTACGTCGCCATCCTCATCTCCGTCACGCTCATCCTCGCGTTCGGGGAG ATCATGCCGCAAGCCATCTGCACGCGCTACGGGCTTAGCGTGGGGGCCAAGGCGGCGCCCGTCGTCCGCCTACTGCTCATCCTCTTCTTCCCCGTCGCCTACCCGATCAGTAAG TTGTTGGACCGCCTACTGGGAAAGGGACATTTTGCACTAATGAGAAGAGCTGAGCTGAAGACGTTAGTTGATATGCACGGCAATGAG GCTGGAAAAGGTGGAGAGCTCACTCGTGATGAAACAACTATCATTACAGGAGCTTTGGAGCTGACTCAAAAGATTGCAAAAGATGCCATGACTCCTATATCTGAAACCTTCTCACTTGACATAAATGCTAAGCTGGACTT ACACACAATGGGTATGATAATGACTAGAGGGCATAGTCGTGTTCCTATATACTCTGGGATTCCAAGCAATATTATTGGCCTTATATTG GTAAAAAACTTGATTACTTGCCGAGCTGAGGATGAAGTGCCCATTCGTAATGTTACTATCAGAAAAATTCCAAG GGTGGCTGATGATCTTCCTCTCTATGACATTCTAAATGAGTTCCAGAAAGGTCACAGCCACATGGCTGTGGTAGTTAAACGAACAAAGGAAGCAGGAGTATCCACTGAAAACCAAAAGAGCACAACTGCAGATTATAAAATAAACCCCAAAGATGCTCATGCTGATG GCTCATCCCCTTCTTATGCTAACAACACTGCTGGAAGTCGTAGATTTAACATAGAGAAGCATGGAGACGGGCGCTCATGTAATAAGAAATCAGAAAAGAAGCGGGAAAATATTCTTGATTTTAACACAGATCCACTTCCAAGCTATTCAATGGATGAGGCGGCAGTCGGAATAATCACGATGGAAGATGTAATGGAAGAACTTCTACAG GAAGAAATCTATGATGAAACAGATGAGTATGTTGATGTACATAACAA GATCAGGATAAACATGTTACCTCCAGGCAAAGCACTGTCACCTACCATATCTCCTGGTGGTGGACCCTTACCTCAGGGGCTCCGAAAGACTCCTATGACATCTCCGTTCTCACCATACTACCATTGTAATTCAGTGTTACGTTCCCCAGCTTCCAACCATTGTCAGTCACCTGGGACTCTACCGACAATACTTTCCCCTGGAAGATCACCTACTGCACAAACACCTGGGCAAAGTTCACCAAATGGAAGTCAG GTTTCAATAAATTCCAACGGTCAACATAAAAAGGACGGTGAGAACTAA
- the LOC100285198 gene encoding uncharacterized protein LOC100285198 has protein sequence MAHSPAPSGGGGGGPLPLLVSLNCLDDLSLEQEGLAGVAAVEHVPLSAVACGRIEAASAVLLPSLAFLPRAAQRRLRPWQLLLCLGSADRAADAAAAADLGLRLVHVDANRAEEVADTVMALILGLLRRTHLLSCHASSVPAAGWLGSVQPMCRGMRRCRGLVLGIIGRSAAARCLATRSLAFRMSVLYFDPRYVASGKTKRPSIVFPSAARRMDTLNDLLAASDLISLHCGLTNETMHILNADCLQHIKPGAFIVNTGSCQLIDDCALKQLLIDGTIAGCALDGAEGPQWMEAWVREMPNVLILPRSADYSEEVWMEIREKAITMLQSFFFDGVLPSSAISDEDEEISEAKNEDDYLGPQAKDSQSQIFDTEIDESHITLESEKKRAISHHKEPQASGKSVNIGSRSEGRRSRSGKKGKKRPAHRRPQQKPDDLSAVESDSNYSSRRDDDTAMSSRDQVVSSSSRFASPEDPKYKHKSLSESPMEITSEKKVPVLLSRKYPDKLKDGFIVALRARDNSGYHVARQRVVGGGGWILDVVSNATNRDPAAQFLVTFKNKDTMGLRSFVAGGKLLQINRKMEFVFASHSFDVWESWMLDGSLLEGSKLINCRNPSAVLDICIEILAAPSEEDGVTRWLDSPRWGL, from the exons ATGGCCCATTCGCCGGCgcccagcggcggcggcggcggggggccGCTGCCGCTACTGGTGTCGCTCAACTGCCTCGACGACCTCTCGCTGGAGCAGGAGGGGCTGGCGGGCGTGGCCGCGGTGGAGCACGTGCCGCTCTCCGCCGTCGCCTGCGGCCGCATCGAGGCCGCCTCCGCGGTGCTGCTCCCCTCCCTCGCCTTCCTCCCGCGCGCCGCGCAGCGCCGGCTGCGGCCCTGGCAGCTGCTGCTCTGTCTCGGCTCCGCGGACCGCGCGGCCGACGCGGCGGCGGCCGCCGACCTGGGCCTCCGCCTCGTCCACGTCGACGCCAACCGCGCCGAGGAGGTCGCCGACACCGTCATGGCGCTCATCCTCGGCCTGCTCCGCCGGACCCACCTCCTCTCGTGCCACGCCTCGTCGGTCCCGGCCGCCGGCTGGCTCGGCTCCGTCCAGCCCATGTGCCGCGGCATGCGGCGCTGCCGCGGTCTCGTGCTCGGTATCATTGGCCGGTCCGCGGCCGCCCGCTGCCTCGCCACTCGTAGTCTCGCGTTTCGGATGAGCGTGCTCTACTTCGATCCGCGCTACGTG GCAAGTGGGAAAACAAAGCGGCCTTCTATTGTTTTCCCTTCTGCAGCAAGGAGAATGGACACTCTCAATGATTTATTAGCAGCGAGTGACCTTATTTCGCTGCATTGCGGATTAACAAATGAAACCATGCATATACTTAATGCTGACTGCCTGCAGCACATAAAACCTG GAGCTTTCATAGTCAATACTGGTAGTTGCCAGCTTATAGATGACTGTGCTCTCAAACAGCTCTTGATTGATGGTACCATAGCTGGTTGCGCATTGGATGGTGCTGAAGGTCCACAGTGGATGGAAGCATGG GTGCGGGAGATGCCAAATGTTTTAATTCTTCCGCGGAGTGCAGACTACAGCGAAGAAGTGTGGATGGAAATAAGAGAGAAAGCAATAACTATGTTACAGTCCTTTTTCTTCGATGGTGTTCTTCCAAGTAGTGCAATTTCTGATGAAGATGAGGAAATAAGTGAAGCTAAAAATGAAGATGACTATCTAGGCCCACAGGCAAAGGATAGCCAGTCACAGATTTTTGATACTGAAATAGATGAAAGCCACATAACGCTGGAGTCTGAAAAGAAAAGAGCCATATCCCACCATAAAGAGCCTCAGGCGTCTGGAAAGTCTGTAAACATTGGCTCCCGATCTGAAGGGAGGCGTAGTCGTTCTggaaagaaagggaaaaagaggCCTGCCCATCGCAGACCTCAACAGAAACCAGATGACTTATCTGCTGTTGAGAGTGACAGTAACTATTCCTCCCGGAGAGATGATGACACTGCAATGAGTAGCAGGGACCAGGTTGTAAGTTCCAGTTCACGATTTGCCTCTCCTGAGGACCCAAAATACAAGCATAAATCTCTTTCTGAATCCCCGATGGAAATAACATCCGAGAAGAAGGTGCCTGTACTACTCAGTAGAAAGTACCCTGATAAACTAAAAGATGGATTTATtgtagctttgagagcaagagataATTCAGGGTACCATGTTGCAAGACAGAGAGTAGTTGGTGGTGGTGGCTGGATTCTTGATGTTGTCTCAAATGCTACAAACAGGGACCCCGCTGCTCAGTTCCTTGTTACTTTCAAAAACAAG GATACTATGGGGCTCCGATCCTTTGTTGCTGGCGGTAAGCTACTACAG ATTAATAGGAAGATGGAGTTTGTGTTTGCAAGCCATTCTTTTGATGTTTGGGAGAGCTGGATGCTGGACGGTTCCTTGCTGGAGGGTAGCAAGCTTATCAATTGCAGAAATCCTTCG GCTGTATTGGACATCTGCATTGAGATCCTCGCAGCACCAAGTGAAGAAGACGGAGTCACTAGGTGGCTAGATTCCCCACGCTGGGGACTGTAA
- the LOC100277948 gene encoding uncharacterized protein LOC100277948, whose amino-acid sequence MATTVTPASPFRDYLHRRRVRLHAKPHPHSQRRLSRTARLRYAPDGGGAEVSGPPASAAVEEQTPQERPEDFMLLAANRSEFNEIIMVIDSPVARYLVLDHNKNIHSILPKTTVWTNSYWDEFVSLPAIVPRGPVALLGLGAGTSAHLMLKFWPWLQLIGWEIDPMIIELSRDYFGMSDLEKATESGGSLLVRIGDALSPSATVEGGFAGIVVDLFCDGKVIPQLQEAKTWLQIAKRLMPDGRIMVNCGGSDTEESLSSPWVQNPTVKALCSAFPGQVSWKRLSEKESVNYVALTGPLPDLDGWSASVPSELSTNRAGPKPMLERRRPGA is encoded by the exons ATGGCGACAACCGTCACGCCCGCCTCCCCGTTCCGCGACTACCTCCACCGCCGCCGCGTCCGCCTCCACGCCAAGCCGCACCCGCATTCCCAGCGCCGCCTATCACGCACCGCGCGGCTACGCTATGCTCCGGACGGTGGCGGCGCTGAGGTCTCGGGCCCTCCCGCTTCCGCGGCCGTCGAGGAGCAAACGCCGCAGGAACGGCCGGAGGACTTCATGCTCCTGGCTGCCAACCGCAGCGAATTCAACGAGATCATCATGGTCATCGACTCGCCCGTCGCGCGGTACCTCGTCCTCGACCACAACA AGAATATCCACAGCATTCTCCCCAAAACAACCGTTTGGACCAACTCGTACTGG GATGAGTTTGTGAGCCTGCCAGCTATTGTTCCACGGGGCCCTGTTGCACTACTAGGTTTG GGTGCTGGGACATCAGCACATCTGATGCTAAAGTTTTGGCCTTGGTTACAACTTATTGGCTGGGAGATCGACCCTATG ATAATTGAATTGTCAAGGGATTATTTTGGTATGTCTGATTTAGAGAAGGCCACAGAATCAGGTGGTTCACTTTTGGTGCGCATTGGTGACGCACTTTCTCCATCAGCAACAGTCGAAGGAGGATTTGCTG GAATTGTTGTAGATTTGTTTTGTGATGGAAAGGTCATACCTCAGCTACAAGAA GCCAAAACTTGGTTGCAAATTGCAAAAAGGCTAATGCCAGACGGTCGAATCATGGTAAATTGTGGTGGATCAGACACTGAAGAATCTCTCTCATCGCCTTGGGTTCAAAACCCTACAGTTAAAGCACTTTGTTCCGCATTTCCTGGACAG GTAAGCTGGAAGAGACTATCGGAGAAAGAGAGTGTAAACTATGTTGCCCTGACTGGACCTCTCCCAGACCTGGACGGGTGGTCGGCGTCGGttcctagtgagctaagcacgaaTAGGGCCGGCCCTAAGCCTATGCTAGAGAGGCGACGGCCGGGGGCCTAA
- the LOC100278223 gene encoding uncharacterized protein LOC100278223, whose protein sequence is MLQASSERPAGLLWVPGTSPWPTMDAGPSARAQEIARRREEMLGMLRDLPESEYELSLTDLVEKAGAEAEAEAEAAPATAPTKAEDGKDPGAARSAAAAGRHERRASARQRGSGGSSFRSSSDGVLLNFYMPRSLTRSFTAPRPARTPSFASGCRSPSVASDCNKRERDPDAETVKCWSLLWDRRWRKSSRRDPRAPPSEGESAIRAASAAILKAAKHSPPPPNT, encoded by the exons ATGCTGCAGGCCAGCTCGGAGAGGCCGGCGGGCCTGCTGTGGGTGCCCGGGACGAGCCCGTGGCCGACGATGGACGCGGGGCCGTCGGCGAGGGCGCAGGAGATCGCGCGGCGGCGGGAGGAGATGCTGGGGATGCTGCGCGACCTCCCGGAGTCCGAGTACGAGCTCTCGCTCACCGACCTCGTCGAGAAGGCCGgggccgaagccgaagccgaagccgaagccgcGCCCGCGACCGCCCCCACCAAGGCAGAGGACGGGAAGGACCCGGGCGCCGCGCGGTCGGCGGCAGCTGCGGGGAGGCACGAGCGGAGGGCGTCGGCGCGGCAGCGGGGCAGCGGCGGGAGCAGCTTCCGCAGCAGCAGCGACGGCGTCCTGCTCAACTTCTACATGCCGCGCTCGCTCACCCGCAGCTTCACCGCGCCGCGACCCGCCCGGACGCCGTCGTTCGCCTCCGGCTGCCGGAGCCCCAGCGTCGCATCCGACTGCAACAAGAG GGAGAGGGACCCGGACGCCGAGACCGTCAAGTGCTGGTCGTTGCTGTGGGATCGGCGGTGGCGAAAGTCCAGCCGGCGGGACCCGCGCGCGCCGCCCAGCGAGGGCGAGTCCGCCATCCGCGCCGCGTCGGCAGCCATCCTCAAGGCGGCCAAGCACTCCCCTCCGCCGCCCAATACATGA